The nucleotide window CCGGTGTCGCCTGCGGTGGCAGCGCCCGCCGCGAGCGCATCGCCGGAGACGATCGCGCGCGGCCGATACCTCGCGCGCGCGGCCGACTGCGCGGCGTGCCACACCAGCGCGGACGGTGCGCCGTTCGCGGGCGGCGTGCCGCTCAAGTCGCCGTTCGGCACGTTCTACGGCACCAACATCACGCCGGACAAGACGAACGGCATTGGCGGCTGGACGTCGGACGATTTCTACCGGGCGCTTCATGACGGCAAGGCCCCGGACAAGCCGTTGTATCCGGCCATGCCATACACGTCGTACAGGCAGATGTCGCGCGCCGACAGCGACGCCATTTACGCGTACCTGATGTCGGTGAAGCCGGCGGCCGTACCCAATCGCCCGCATGCGCTGTCGTTCCCTTACACCCTTCGTTTCGGCATGCGTGTGTGGGACTGGATGTTTCTCAAGGACACCTTGCCCGATGCGTCGAAGGGGCAGTCGGCGGACTGGCTTCGCGGGCGTTACCTCGCCAATGCGCTGGGCCATTGCGCGGAGTGCCACACACCGCGCGGCACGTTCGGCCAGCTCGACAGTGCCAAGCCGCTGGGCGGCGCCTCGCTCGCGCGCATCGCCGCGCCCGACCTGACGCCGGAAGCGCTGGCCGCTCGCGGCTGGACGGTGAAGGACCTGCAGACGTTCTTCGGCACGGGTATCGCGCCGCAGGGCTCGGCGTTCGGGGAGATGTACCCGGTCGTGCATCTGAGCACGCAGTACCTTACGCCCGACGACCTGCGCGCGCTCTCGACGTATCTGCTCGGCGACGCGCCACCCGCGCCCCGACCATTGCCGGACCATCCCGACACCGGCAAATTGATGGCCGGACGCAACCTGTATCTTGCCGTCTGCGCCGGTTGCCACGCGGCCGACGGCACGGGAAAGCCACACGTGGCGGTGTCGATGCAGGGGAATTCGACGGTACGACAAAAGGATCCGCACAACCTGATCGTGACGATTCTCGACGGGATCGCGCCGCAGAAATTCCCGGGCCTCGAAGCGATGCAGGACATGCCCGGCTTCGACAAGCGGCTGACCGATGCGCAGATCGCGGAATTGAGCAACTATCTTCGCGTGGCCTACGGTGGTCAGGCGGGCGACGTCAATTCCGAGATCGTCAGGCAGTTGCGCCAGAAGTAACCGGTCGCCGCCCCGTGCGAAGACATGGCGCATAATGACGCGCCATGTCACGCACACAACGTCTCTTCTCCCTGATGCAACTGCTGCGCCGCCACCAATACCCGGTGGCGGGCGCCGCGCTGGCCGACTCGCTTGGCGTGAGCCTGCGCACGCTGTACCGGGACATTGCCACGCTGCAGGCGCAGGGGGCGGACATCGAGGGTGCGCCCGGGCTGGGCTACGTGCTCAAGCCCGGGTTCATGCTCCCGCCGCTGATGTTCTCGGAAGAGGAGATCGAGGCGATCGTGCTCGGCTCGCGTTGGGTTGCCAGGCGTACCGACGGCGCACTCGCCGACGCGGCCGCCAACGCCCTGGCGAAGATTGCGGCGGTGCTGCCCTCGGATCTGCGCGCGTCGCTCGAGGCGTCGACCCTGCTGATCGGCCCGGGCGATCCGCTTCCGCCCATGATCGTCGACCTGACGGTCATTCGCGAGGCCATTCGCGCCGAGCGCAAACTCCATCTTGCCTATCGCGACGAAGCCGGACGGTTGTCCGAGCGCATCGTCTGGCCTTTTGCACTCGGCTTCTTCGAGCGTGTGCGCATGATCGTTGCCTGGTGCGAACTGCGCGACGGCTTCCGGCATTTTCGCGCCGACCGCATCGAGGCCATGACGGTGACCGCCTCGCGCTACCCTCGCGGGCGTCGCGCCCTGCTCAAATCATGGCGCGAGACAATCGGCAACACGTGATGCCGCGCCCTGTGGAACGCCGTTGCCGGCGTTTCGCGGCTGAGTTCGGATGCTGACAAAATCTGACAGTATCTCCTCGTACGATAGCGCTCATGACAACGCACGACGGCCCGGGAAGTTCGGTCTGCCATCGATGCGACGTGTCATTCCAACCTATCGACAGGAGCTACTCATGCTGCACCCGAACATGGTCAATCTGTATGTTGCGAGTCCCCCGAGAGCGCGGCGTTCTACGCCGATCTGTTCGACCTCGAGCCGGTCGAGGCGTCGCCCGGGTTCGCATTGTTCGTGTTTCCCTCGGGGCTGAAGCTCGGACTGTGGGCGCGCTTCGCGGTGCAGCCCACGGTGATTGCCCCGCCCGGCGGCAGCGAGGTCGTGATTCCGGTGGCGTCCAACGCCCACGTGGACGCCACGTGGGAGGACTGGAGCGCGCGCGGCCTCACCATTTTGCAAGTGCCCACCACCATGGACTTCGGACGCACGTTCGTCGCGTCCGACCCCGACGGTCACCGCATCCGCGTGTACAAGCTCGCGAACGCCTGACGGGGTCACTTCGCCGAGGCGGTTTTCACGAGGACGGGGGCATCACGGTACTGCATCGGGAACAGCCGGGCAAGGTCCTTCACCTTCGGCAGATCGTTGATCACGATGTAGGGATACGTCGGGTGCTCCGTGAGGAAGTCCTGGTGGTACGCCTCGGCGGGATAAAAGCCCGTGTACTTCTCGACCTTCGTCGCAATCGGCTTGCTGTAGGCATGCGCTGCGTTCAGTTGCGCGATGTAGGCCTCGGCGACGCGTCGTTGCGCATCGCTCATCGGGAACACGGCGGAGCGATATTGCGTGCCGGTGTCCGGACCCTGGCGGTTCACTTCGGTGGGATTGTGGGCGACGGAGAAGTAGATCTGCAACAGCTTGCCGTACGAAACCTGCTGCGGATCGAACGTCACCTGCACCGATTCGGCATGCCCCGTCGCGCCGCCGCTGACGGTCTCGTAGTTGGCCGTTTTCGCAGTGCCGCCCGCGTAGCCGGACTCTGCCTTCGTCACGCCTTTCACGTGCTGGAACACGCCCTGCACACCCCAGAAGCAGCCCCCGGCGAACACTGCCGTCTCGGTATGGGCGCCGCTCGGCGGCTCGTCGATCCTGGGCGCGGCGATCTCGACGGCGGATTCGGCTCCGCCAAAGGCATACGCACCGACCTGCCACGCCAGCACCCCGGCCGCCACGGCCGCGGCGCCGAGCAGGGCGCGTCTCACGCGCGACGTCGGATGCGAGCTGGAAGTCACGCCGGAATCCGGCGCTGCGGACAAACGAGTCTGTGATTCGTACGGTTTCATCTGAAAGCTCCCGGCGTGCGATGACGCCTCGGTCAAGGGTGGGAATCGAGGCGGCGCGGGGTTACGCGAGCGATACCCTTGCGCCGCGTGTTGCGTCAACCGAACGTGAAGGCGTAGGCCGACACCCCCGGGTCGAGGAATTCGATGCTGAACGTGCGATCGCGTACGTCGCCCGACTGGCGCACGAGCTGGTACAGGCGCTGCGATGTCACGACACCGGTGCCATCGGCGGCAACGTCGGTGCCGTGGGCATCGCCTGGCGCTTCGCCGTCGACCGTGACGCGAAAGCGTACGGGTTTGTCGTGGGCATCCGGGCCGAGCACGAGGTGCAGGTCGCGTGCATGGAAACGGTAGACGATGCGTGCCCCGGCTTGCGTGGCCGTGGCCTGTTCCGGCCCGACGCGCCAGTCGCCGGCCAGCCCCCAGCGGTTGAGTTGCGGCATCGCCGGCGCGCGGTACGCACTGGCCTGGTCGCGCACGGCGCCGCCCGGTGAGGCGAAGTTTTCGGCGCGCGCATAACCGACATAGGTTTCGGGCGAACGGACGTCACGCATATCGGCGGCTTGTTGAACGCCGCCCGCGTTCACATCGGCCACGCCGTCGGCGACCTGCTTCGCGCCGGCTTCGCGCAGCAGTTGCTGGATGACCCGCTCCGACTCGGCGTAGTTGCCCTCGCCGAAGTGGTGATAGCGCACGCGTCCCTGTGCGTCGATGAAATAGTGGGCCGGCCAGTACTGGTTGTTGAAGCCGCGCCAGATGGCGTAGTTGTTGTCGATCGCCACGGGGTAGGTGACGCCAAGGTCCTTCACGGCCTTTTTCACGTTGCCGATGTCGCGCTCGAAGGCGAATTCGGGCGCATGCACGCCGATCACGACGAGTCCCTGATCGCGATACTTCTCGGCCCATGCCTTGACATAAGGCAGCGTGCGCAGGCAGTTGATGCAGGAATACGTCCAGAAGTCGATCAGCACAACCTTGCCGCGAAGCGCCTGCGCCGAGAGCGGCGCCGAATTGAGCCATTGCACGGCGCCGTCGAGCGACGGCAACGTGCCTTCGAC belongs to Pandoraea pnomenusa and includes:
- a CDS encoding c-type cytochrome gives rise to the protein MAADAPNASAASSAASAPAPAAASTPSTASTPVSPAVAAPAASASPETIARGRYLARAADCAACHTSADGAPFAGGVPLKSPFGTFYGTNITPDKTNGIGGWTSDDFYRALHDGKAPDKPLYPAMPYTSYRQMSRADSDAIYAYLMSVKPAAVPNRPHALSFPYTLRFGMRVWDWMFLKDTLPDASKGQSADWLRGRYLANALGHCAECHTPRGTFGQLDSAKPLGGASLARIAAPDLTPEALAARGWTVKDLQTFFGTGIAPQGSAFGEMYPVVHLSTQYLTPDDLRALSTYLLGDAPPAPRPLPDHPDTGKLMAGRNLYLAVCAGCHAADGTGKPHVAVSMQGNSTVRQKDPHNLIVTILDGIAPQKFPGLEAMQDMPGFDKRLTDAQIAELSNYLRVAYGGQAGDVNSEIVRQLRQK
- a CDS encoding helix-turn-helix transcriptional regulator, encoding MSRTQRLFSLMQLLRRHQYPVAGAALADSLGVSLRTLYRDIATLQAQGADIEGAPGLGYVLKPGFMLPPLMFSEEEIEAIVLGSRWVARRTDGALADAAANALAKIAAVLPSDLRASLEASTLLIGPGDPLPPMIVDLTVIREAIRAERKLHLAYRDEAGRLSERIVWPFALGFFERVRMIVAWCELRDGFRHFRADRIEAMTVTASRYPRGRRALLKSWRETIGNT
- a CDS encoding VOC family protein, producing MFDLEPVEASPGFALFVFPSGLKLGLWARFAVQPTVIAPPGGSEVVIPVASNAHVDATWEDWSARGLTILQVPTTMDFGRTFVASDPDGHRIRVYKLANA
- the msrA gene encoding peptide-methionine (S)-S-oxide reductase MsrA gives rise to the protein MKPYESQTRLSAAPDSGVTSSSHPTSRVRRALLGAAAVAAGVLAWQVGAYAFGGAESAVEIAAPRIDEPPSGAHTETAVFAGGCFWGVQGVFQHVKGVTKAESGYAGGTAKTANYETVSGGATGHAESVQVTFDPQQVSYGKLLQIYFSVAHNPTEVNRQGPDTGTQYRSAVFPMSDAQRRVAEAYIAQLNAAHAYSKPIATKVEKYTGFYPAEAYHQDFLTEHPTYPYIVINDLPKVKDLARLFPMQYRDAPVLVKTASAK
- a CDS encoding cytochrome c biogenesis protein DipZ; translation: MTLLILAYFGGILTIVSPCILPVLPFVFSRAGQSFSRSVLPMLAGMVLMFALVATLAAVGGSWVVQANQYGRWLALALVALFGATLLFPKLSERLTHPLVTLGDRLSQSAHEGDASRAGAGHGPRPGASFLLGIATGLLWAPCAGPILGLVLTGAALQGASVGTTLLLVAYAAGAATSLALALLVGGRVFSAMKRSLGAGEWIRRALGGLMLAGVAAIALGLDTGVLARISTASTGGIEQKLVERLGTQRNAASNAMVRTVAAEPVTLPVEGTLPSLDGAVQWLNSAPLSAQALRGKVVLIDFWTYSCINCLRTLPYVKAWAEKYRDQGLVVIGVHAPEFAFERDIGNVKKAVKDLGVTYPVAIDNNYAIWRGFNNQYWPAHYFIDAQGRVRYHHFGEGNYAESERVIQQLLREAGAKQVADGVADVNAGGVQQAADMRDVRSPETYVGYARAENFASPGGAVRDQASAYRAPAMPQLNRWGLAGDWRVGPEQATATQAGARIVYRFHARDLHLVLGPDAHDKPVRFRVTVDGEAPGDAHGTDVAADGTGVVTSQRLYQLVRQSGDVRDRTFSIEFLDPGVSAYAFTFG